Within the Pseudomonas mendocina genome, the region TACGCGCTGGACACCGGCTGCGTCTGGGGCGGCGCAATGACCCTGCTCGACGTCGACAGCGGAGAACTTCGCCGCTGCACCTGTCCCAAGGAATAAGCGCCCGAGGCGCACTCAAGAATCACTCGAAGGCCCGAACATGAGCGAATTCAAGCGTATTTCCCCGCAACAGGCGCAAGAACTGCGTGCCCAGGGTGCCGTGGTGGTCGACATCCGCGACCCGCACAGTTTTGCCAATGGTCATATCTGCGGCTCGCGTCATCTGGACAACCACTCGCTGCATGACTTCATCACTCATGCCGACCTCGATGCGCCGCTGATCGTCTCGTGCTACCACGGCAACTCCAGCCAGGGCGCGGCGGCTTATCTTGCAGGCCAGGGTTTCTCTGAAGTGTACAGCCTCGATGGCGGTTTCGAGCTTTGGCGCGCCACCTACCCAAGCGAGACGGCCCAGAGTTCCGAAGAATAAATTTCTTCATGCGGCAGGCCGCGTCCGCTCTGGCCTGCCGCCACTTCCCGATGCACGGTAACATCCAGTTATCGTTGTCCCGCCCTTGACGCTCTGCAGAACGAACTATTCTGTTACTCAGGCCATCCCACTGAAGGTAGAGCCGGCCAACCGGCATCGGGCCATCGGTAACGACTTTTAGGTTTTGGGGGATAGTTCCCGACTTCTTCGGAGCCGGCGCCACCCAGCACCTGCATGCACGACCGATCCCGAGCCAGCTTTCAGCATCGAGCGAGGTGAAGTCATGAGCATTTTCAGTCACTTCCAACAACGTTTCGAGGCGACCCGCCAGGAGGAGTACTCGCTGCAGGAGTACCTCGAACTGTGCAAGCAGGATCGCAGTGCCTACGCCACTGCGGCCGAGCGCCTGCTGATGGCCATTGGCGAGCCGGAGTTGCTGGACACCTCCAGTGATCCACGGCTGTCGCGCATCTTCTCCAACAAGGTGATCCGCCGCTATCCGGCCTTCGCCGACTTCCATGGCATGGAAGAATGCATCGACCAGATCGTCTCCTACTTCCGCCACGCCGCGCAGGGCCTGGAGGAGAAGAAGCAGATCCTCTACCTGCTGGGTCCGGTGGGTGGCGGTAAATCCTCGCTGGCCGAGAAGCTCAAGCAACTGATGGAGAAGGTGCCCTTCTACGCCATCAAGGGCTCGCCGGTGTTCGAATCGCCACTGGGGCTGTTCAACGCCACCGAAGACGGCGCCATTCTCGAAGAGGACTATGGCATCCCGCGCCGTTACCTCAGCTCGATCATGTCGCCGTGGGCCACCAAGCGCCTGCAGGAGTTCGGCGGCGACATCAGCCAGTTCCGCGTGGTCAAGCTGTACCCCTCGATCCTCAACCAGATCGCCGTGGCCAAGACCGAGCCGGGCGACGAGAACAACCAGGACATCTCCGCCCTGGTGGGCAAGGTGGACATCCGCAAGCTGGAGGAATACCCGCAGAACGACGCCGACGCCTACAGCTACTCGGGCGCTCTATGCCGGGCCAACCAGGGCCTGATGGAATTCGTCGAGATGTTCAAGGCGCCGATCAAGGTGCTGCACCCGCTGCTGACCGCCACCCAGGAAGGCAACTACAACAGCACCGAAGGCCTCGGCGCGATCCCCTACAGCGGCATCCTGCTGGCCCACTCCAACGAATCGGAGTGGCACAGCTTCCGTAACAACAAGAACAATGAAGCCTTCATCGACCGTATCTACATCGTCAAGGTGCCCTACTGCCTGCGGGTGACCGACGAGATCAAGATCTACGACAAACTGTTGATCAACAGCTCGCTGGCCAAGGCCCATTGCGCCCCGGACACGCTGAAGATGCTCGCCCAATTCTCCACCCTGTCACGCCTCAAGGAGCCGGAGAACTCCAACATCTACTCGAAGATGCGCGTCTACGACGGCGAGAACCTCAAGGATACCGACCCGAAAGCCAAGTCGATCCAGGAGTACCGCGACAGCGCTGGCGTCGACGAGGGCATGAACGGCCTGTCGACCCGCTTCGCCTTCAAGATCCTGTCCAAGGTGTTCAACTTCGACCCGCATGAGGTGGCGGCCAACCCGGTACACCTGCTCTACGTGCTGGAGCAGCAGATCGAGCAGGAGCAGTTCCCCGCCGAAGTACGCGAGCGCTACCTGCGCTACATCAAGGAATACCTGGCGCCACGTTACATCGAGTTCATCGGCAAGGAAATCCAGACCGCTTACCTGGAGTCCTACAGCGAGTACGGGCAGAACATCTTCGACCGTTACGTGCTGTACGCAGACTTCTGGATCCAAGATCAGGAATACCGCGACCCGGAAACGGGCGAAATCCTCAACCGCGTGGCGCTGAACGAAGAACTGGAGAAGATCGAGAAGCCAGCCGGCATCAGCAACCCGAAGGACTTCCGCAACGAGATCGTCAACTTCGTGCTGCGTGCCCGCGCCAACAACAACGGCAAGAACCCCACCTGGCTCAGCTACGAGAAGCTGCGCGTGGTGATCGAGAAGAAGATGTTCTCCAACACCGAGGACCTGCTCCCGGTCATCAGCTTCAACGCCAAGGGCAGCAAGGAGGATCAGCAGAAACACAACGACTTCGTCAAACGCATGGTCGAGCGCGGCTACACCGAGAAACAGGTACGCCTGCTGTCGGAGTGGTATCTGCGCGTACGTAAATCGCAGTAAGCGGCCTCAGGCGGCAGGCCGCAGGCTCCAGGCGAAAGCGCTTGCAGCCTGGGGCCTGAGGCCTGCAGCGCCCGGAGGGCTTGTATGAGCTACGTAATCGACCGACGCCTCAACGGCAAGAACAAAAGCACGGTGAACCGCCAGCGTTTTCTGCGGCGCTACCGTGAGCACATCAAGAAGGCGGTAGAGGAAGCCGTCAGCCGGCGCTCCATTACCGACATGGAGCACGGCGAGCAAATCAGCATTCCCGGCCGAGATATCGACGAACCGGTGCTGCATCATGGTCGCGGCGGCAAGCAGACCATCGTCCACCCCGGCAACAAGGAATTCACCACCGGCGAACGTATTCCTCGCCCACAAGGCGGTGGCGGCGGACGAGGCAGTGGCAAGGCGAGCAACTCCGGCGAAGGCATGGACGAGTTCGTGTTCCAGATCACCCAGGAGGAATTCCTCGACTTCATGTTCGAGGACCTGGAGCTGCCTAACCTGGTCAAGCGCCACCTCACCGGCGCCGACACCTTCAAGACCGTGCGCGCCGGCATCAGCAACGAGGGAAACCCTTCGCGCATCAACATCGTGCGCACCCTGCGCTCGGCGCATGCACGGCGCATCGCCCTGTCCGGCTCCAGCCGCGCCAAGCTGCGCGAAGCCAAGGCAGAACTGGAGCGACTGCGACGGGAAGAGCCGGACAACTTCGGCGATATTCAGGCCATTCAGGAGGAAATCGAGCGGCTCAGCGCGCGCATCCATCGCGTGCCGTTTCTCGACACTTTCGACCTCAAGTACAACCTGCTGACCAAGCAGCCCAACCCAAGCTCCAAGGCGGTGATGTTCTGCCTGATGGACGTCTCCGGCTCCATGACCCAGGCCACGAAGGATGTCGCGAAGCGCTTCTTCATCCTGCTGTACCTGTTCCTCAAGCGCAATTACGACAAGATCGACGTGGTGTTCATCCGCCACCACACCAGTGCCAAGGAAGTGGACGAGGAGGAGTTCTTCTACTCCCGCGAGACCGGCGGCACCATCGTCTCCAGCGCCCTGAAGCTGATGCAGGAGGTGATGGCCGAGCGCTATCCAATCAACGAATGGAATATCTACGCCGCCCAGGCGTCGGACGGCGACAACTGGAACGACGACTCGCCGGTATGCCGGGATATATTGATCAACCAGATCATGCCGTTCGTGCAGTACTTCACCTACGTCGAGATCACCCCACGTGAGCACCAGGCGCTGTGGTTCGAGTACGAACAGGTGGCCGCGGCCTTCGCCGACAGCTTCGCCCAGCAGCAACTGGTGTCCGCCGCGGACATCTACCCGGTGTTCCGCGAACTGTTCCAGCGTCGCCTGGTGAGTTGAGGGCCAAGCCATGAATGCCAGCACGAGAAAACGCGAGCCGATCTCCACCGGCTCGGAATGGACCTTCGACCTGATCCGCCAATACGACAAGGAAATCGCGCGCATCGCCGAACGCTATGCGCTGGACACCTACCCCAACCAGATCGAAGTGATCACCGCCGAGCAGATGATGGACGCCTACGCCTCGGTCGGCATGCCGCTGGGCTACCACCACTGGTCGTACGGCAAGCACTTCCTCGCCACCGAAAAGGGCTACAAGCGCGGGCAGATGGGCCTGGCCTACGAGATCGTGATCAACTCCGATCCGTGCATCGCCTACCTAATGGAGGAGAACACCATCTGCATGCAGGCCCTGGTGATCGCCCATGCCTGCTATGGCCACAACAGCTTCTTCAAGGGCAACTACCTGT harbors:
- a CDS encoding YeaH/YhbH family protein, with amino-acid sequence MSYVIDRRLNGKNKSTVNRQRFLRRYREHIKKAVEEAVSRRSITDMEHGEQISIPGRDIDEPVLHHGRGGKQTIVHPGNKEFTTGERIPRPQGGGGGRGSGKASNSGEGMDEFVFQITQEEFLDFMFEDLELPNLVKRHLTGADTFKTVRAGISNEGNPSRINIVRTLRSAHARRIALSGSSRAKLREAKAELERLRREEPDNFGDIQAIQEEIERLSARIHRVPFLDTFDLKYNLLTKQPNPSSKAVMFCLMDVSGSMTQATKDVAKRFFILLYLFLKRNYDKIDVVFIRHHTSAKEVDEEEFFYSRETGGTIVSSALKLMQEVMAERYPINEWNIYAAQASDGDNWNDDSPVCRDILINQIMPFVQYFTYVEITPREHQALWFEYEQVAAAFADSFAQQQLVSAADIYPVFRELFQRRLVS
- the glpE gene encoding thiosulfate sulfurtransferase GlpE; translation: MSEFKRISPQQAQELRAQGAVVVDIRDPHSFANGHICGSRHLDNHSLHDFITHADLDAPLIVSCYHGNSSQGAAAYLAGQGFSEVYSLDGGFELWRATYPSETAQSSEE
- a CDS encoding PrkA family serine protein kinase, with protein sequence MSIFSHFQQRFEATRQEEYSLQEYLELCKQDRSAYATAAERLLMAIGEPELLDTSSDPRLSRIFSNKVIRRYPAFADFHGMEECIDQIVSYFRHAAQGLEEKKQILYLLGPVGGGKSSLAEKLKQLMEKVPFYAIKGSPVFESPLGLFNATEDGAILEEDYGIPRRYLSSIMSPWATKRLQEFGGDISQFRVVKLYPSILNQIAVAKTEPGDENNQDISALVGKVDIRKLEEYPQNDADAYSYSGALCRANQGLMEFVEMFKAPIKVLHPLLTATQEGNYNSTEGLGAIPYSGILLAHSNESEWHSFRNNKNNEAFIDRIYIVKVPYCLRVTDEIKIYDKLLINSSLAKAHCAPDTLKMLAQFSTLSRLKEPENSNIYSKMRVYDGENLKDTDPKAKSIQEYRDSAGVDEGMNGLSTRFAFKILSKVFNFDPHEVAANPVHLLYVLEQQIEQEQFPAEVRERYLRYIKEYLAPRYIEFIGKEIQTAYLESYSEYGQNIFDRYVLYADFWIQDQEYRDPETGEILNRVALNEELEKIEKPAGISNPKDFRNEIVNFVLRARANNNGKNPTWLSYEKLRVVIEKKMFSNTEDLLPVISFNAKGSKEDQQKHNDFVKRMVERGYTEKQVRLLSEWYLRVRKSQ